CATAACATCTTTAGGATGGTATAAAAAATCCAGTAGAGAGACATCATGATTATAGTCTGTCATCTGGTAGTAGTAATCGTTTCGTAGTATGTTTAACTCTTTAGCAAATGCTAAAATCTCTTGATGTGATTGATAATTGCTTTTTGCTTTGAGTTTTTTAAGTTCCTTAGTTTTTTCCAACATTAAAAACGCTAGTTAAATTTAGATCGTCAAGTAATGATATAAGGTCGTCATTTCCTATTCTCATATCTATTTTTATACCGTCTTTTAAAATAAGTTTATTAAAATAACCTATAACCGACGATGTTATAGAGATAGAATCAGCAATAACCAAAGTAATTTGAGAGTTATTTGCAGTAACACTATCCATAGTTGACTTGATAGTCTGAAAATCACCCACACTTTTTATATTTCCATTTATAGTAACGGTTGAACCTGAAGTTGAAATTTCCATAAATATCCTTTAGTTCTTAATGAGATGTTTTTACATACTTAATGATAGCATTATATTTTTAATTTTTCTATCCAAGATTTCATTTTTGCTTCAAAACCAATCTCTTTAAATTCTACAAGATCTAGTTTCTGTGTAAGATACTCTTGATCTACATAGCCGCCAAAATCGTGCGGGTATAGATAACCTTCGTTATTTTGTTGAATATTTTTTGGAATATCCAGCATTACGCCGTTGTTAATCATCTGTAGAGCTTTATTTATGGCCATATAGGCAGAGTTTGATTTAGGCGATGCACACAGATATATAACTGCTTGAGCTAATGGTATACGAGCTTCTGGATAACCTATATTTTTAACAGTAGTAAGACAAGATGTGCAAAGTGTAAGTGCTTGAGGATTTGCATTTCCAACATCTTCACTTGCTAAAATTACAAGTCGTCTTGCTATAAAGTCGGCACTCTCACCACCGTCAATCAGACGAGCAAGATAGTAGATCGCAGCATCTGCATCACTTCCGCGGATCGATTTGATCATCGCTGAAGCTAGGTCATAGTGAACTCCAGCTTCTGAACTTCCTGCACTAAGCGCATTTGGTCTTAGTGATTTTAGATTTTTTAGAGTAATGTGTGTGTCAAGGTTTGAAGAAAACTCTAAAAGTTTTAACATTGCTCTTGCATCTCCTCCACTGCTTGCAACTAGATACTCTCTTGCATCGCTGTCTATTGTGAGCTCTTTTAAAGCCTTGTCTAAAAGTTTATCTAGTGCATCATTTTTTATATTGTAAAGTTCAAAAAGCATACTGCGTGAACGAATAGCTGATGTGAGTGAAAAGAATGGATTCTCTGTGGAAGCTCCAATTAAAAGAACAGAGTTGTTCTCCATTACAGGCAAAAGCACCTCTTGCTGGTTTTTTGCAAGGCGGTGAACCTCGTCTATAAATATAAGAGGTTTTTGCAAAGCGTTTTTGTATTGATCAAAGATCTTTCTTAGCTGATCTATCTTTAGTGAGGTTGCATTAAACTCATAAAACGGCATATCAAGAGTTTTAGAGATTATACGTGCAATTGAAGTTTTCCCACATCCTGCAGGACCGAAGAAAAAGCTGTGTCCCAAAGCATTTTGTTCACAAAGTTTTCTAAGTGGAGAATTAGGGGAGCTTAGATGTTCTTGACCGACTAAATCATCAAAATTATCAGGACGAAGAAGGTGTGTAAAGTCAGGCACTCGCTACTCTTTGTCTGCTTTGTCTTTAGCTTTTTTCTCTTCTTTTAAAAACTTTGCAAGTGCAGAGTATTCGCTTCTTGTTAAAAACCTGCTTTTTCCAGTTGGGAGGTTATTTAATTCGATCTCCGCAAAACTTATACGTTTAAGATCAACTACTTCAGCTCCAAAGTGTGCGAAAAAACGTCTTAGTTCACGGTTCTTACCTTCAGATATAGCTACTTTTAAAATAGAGTAGCTTGGAGTGTTTTTTTGAATCTGATAACCAATAAAAGGTTTAAAAGTCATAGATGTTATTTTCGAATGACTATGAGCACCTGCAGTCGCATCCTCTAAAGTCATGCCGTTTAGCATAGCATCTTCCATGTCAGGAGTTATTTCACCCTGAATTTTTATCTTATAAGTTCTTTGAAGATCAGATTCCATTAAAGCTGTAGCAACTTTAGATGCATCAGTTAAAAGTAGAACTCCCTCACTAGCAAAATCTAGACGTCCAACAGGTATATAGTGTCTGTACTTTTTCTCTAAAGTATCATAGATAGTTTTGCGTCCTTTAGGATCTTTCTTTGTAACAAGTTCACCTTTTGCTTTGTTGTAAACAATAACCGTATATTTATCTTTTGGAGCTACTTTTTTACCGCTGATCCAAACATCTGCACCAAACTCTTCTACTTGTGTCGCAGGGTTTGTTTCTACTTCACCGTTTACTTTTACGTAACCGTCTTGAATAGCTTTGTCCGCTTCACGACGTGAATAGCTGGAATGATGTGCTATATATTTGTTTAATCTCAAGAGATTCCCTTCTCTACAAGTGTATGGATGTGTAGTACACCCTTTATTTTCTTCTCTTTATCTGTAATTACAAGAAGTTGAATTTTTTTGTTTTCTATAAGTTCAAGTGCTTCACTCGCTAAAAGCTCATCATTATCACAAGTCATAGGATCTTTTGTAGCATAGTTCATAACGTCATCTTCGATTGAGAAGTCTTCACTCATAAGTGCACGGCGAATATCCCCATCACTTAAAAGTGCTACAAGTTTATTATTAGAATCTGCTATTAAAACAGTTCCTAAACGACCTTCACTGATCTTTAAAATTGCATCTTTAACTTTTGTATCTTCTGAAATTATAGGAAGATTTTTTGTAGTCATAAGATCGCTAATTTTTATAAAAAGCTGTTTTCCAAGCGAACCACCCGGGTGAAAAGATGCAAAATCGCTCTTTTTAAAGTCACGGGCTTTCATTAAACATACGGCTAGTGCATCACCAAGAGCAAGTGTAAGTGTAGTTGAACTTGTCGGTGCAATATTTAGCGGGCATGCCTCTTTCTCAACCACTACGTCTATAACCATATCTGAGTATTTTCCAAGAGTTGAGTTCTTGTCTCTAGTCATACCAATTAAAGGGATGTCAAAACGTTTTATATGTGGCAAAATCTGACTAAGCTCTTCACTCTCACCACTGTACGAGATAGCGATCACTACATCACCTTTGCTTATCATACCTAGATCACCGTGAAGTGCTTCTGTCGGGTGAAGAAAAAAACTAGGAGTACCGGTTGAGGCAAAAGTTGCTGCCATTTTCGCACCGATTAGGCCTGATTTACCAACACCGGTAACTATTAGTTTTCCATTTGAGTTTAAAATAAGTTCAACTGCCCTGTCAAAAACATCATCAATTTTTTTGGATGCTTCTAAAAGTGTATTTGCTTCAATATTTAATGTTTCTTGTGCTATTTGTTTAAAATTCATGAAGATATTATATCCTTATTTTGCTATAATTTAGGTAATAAACATTAAATATGAAAAGAGCAGTTATGAGAAATATTATTGGTAAATTTAATGACGCATTGGGGTCTTTGGAACTTAAAGAACCTAGCTTATATTACAATACACTTATCCTTGGTGAGCATGGTGCGGGTAAGACGAATTTGGCTTGTAGAATTAGAGACTTTGTTATAGATAGTGGTATACCTACGTTTTATATAGATTTTTCAGATTCAAATGAAGAAGATATTGAAATGAGATATAAAGATCAGTACTTTAACTATATAAGATACGAAGAGACTGAAGAGTTTGATAAAGAGTTAGATAAGTTAATTGCTGAGAGAAAACATATATACATGTCTGCAAGTCCTTCATATTTTGACACTTCAAAAAGACGTGTAAAAAGCAGACTTACTAAAACTATACAAAAGCAGGAACTTTTAGATAATTACTACTATTTCCTACATGACATTGAAAATCTTAACGGTTTTTACGTTCAGTTTTCTGACTTTTTACTATATATGTTAAGTTTTTCAAAACTTTCAAAATACGGTATTACATTCTTAGCTCAACCGCATAAAACGTTTGAAAATACAAATATAAAACTTATGTTTACATATCTTTTCATAGGTAAGTGTTCAAATCTAGATTATTTCAATACGGCAAGTTTAAACAATCTTGTAAAAAATAGATTTTTATACCAGTATAGAACACAGTATCCTACACTTTTATTTAACGATATAAAAACTCACAGTGTAGATATAAATGAGAACTATATAGAAGCTTAAGATGCAAAAATTATACGATGAGGTAGCTTCACTAGATCAAAGGTGTTACGATAGTTTTGGACTGAGTGAAGATTTGCTTATGGAACATGCAGCTGATGGCATGGCCGATTTTATCAGAACAAAATTTGATAAGCACTCATCTATAGTTATAGTATGTGGAAGCGGTAATAATGGAGCTGACGGTATAGCTCTTGGAAGGCTTTTGCATAAAGATTATGATGTACGACTGTTTCATGTAAAAGAGCCTAAATCTGAGATGGCAATATTACAAAAAAAACGCTCAGATGCAATAGGTATTAATGAATGTAGATCTATTGAGGAGTGTGATGTTTTAGTTGATGCTATTGTAGGAACTGGTTTTAGCGGAGAGTTTAATTCAGATATATTAAACACAGTTGAGCAAATGAATAACTCTAACGCATATAAGATAGCCTGCGATGTTCCAAGTGGATATAGATTTTTTGCAGATACAACTCTAACTATGGGTGCACTTAAAAAAGATATGTATCTTGACGGGCATAAAGAGTATGTAGGTGATATTAGAGTTCTTGATCTTGGAGTTTCAAGAGAGATATATGAGAGTAAATCAGACTGGACATTGCTTGATTTAGAAGATTTGGAACTTCCAAACAGAGAAATAGAAGATACTCATAAAGGTAGCTTTGGACATCTTGCTTGTATAAGCGGAGAGAAGATCGGTGCAGGAGTTCTTTGTGCTAAAGCGGCACTGCGTTTTGGAGCAGGACTTGTAACTATCGTTGGTTATAACAATACAAACATACCACACTCAATTATGAGTAGTGAACTTCTGCCTGATAATACAACTGCTATAGCAATCGGCATGGGGCTTGGAGATTCTTACTCAGACAGAGATCTAAATGCTTTTTTAGATAATGACACCCCTCTAATAATAGATGCAGATATTTTACATATGGATATTTTATTAGATATTTTAAAAAGAAAAAATGTAGTTTTAACACCTCATGCAAAAGAGTTTGTTTCTGTTTTGAAACTATGTGATCTTGCAGATATATCAATAGAAGAGTTACAGAAAAATCGTTTTAAATATGTAGAGATGTTTTGTCAAAAGTACCAAAATGCAACACTTCTTTTAAAAGGTGCAAATGTTATTATTGGACAAGGCAATAGTTTTTATGTAAATCCACATGGCAGTTCTAAACTTGCAAAAGGTGGCAGCGGAGATGTTTTAAGCGGTCTTATAGGCTCATTACTTGCTCAGGGTTATGAACCGATAGAAGCAGTTAAAAATGCATCGCTTGCACATGTCAGCCTTGCACTTAACTACACAGGTTCTGATTTTTCCCTTACGCCAGATGATTTAATCTCTCAAATTGGGAAACTGTAAGAAAGCTTATGTTATAAACTCCACAATAAAATATTTTAGGGAAAAATATGAATGATACAAATTTAAAAATTGGAAAATATGAACTTGGAAGCCGCTTAATTGTTGGAAGCGGAAAGTATGATTCTTTTGAAACTACAAAAGAAGCGACTCTTGCAAGTGGAAGTGAGCTGATTACTGTTGCTGTTCGTCGTCTTAACATTACTGATCCAGATAAAGAAAACCTTCGTGATACTTTTGCAGGTACTAATGTAAAATTTTTACCAAATTCTGCAGGATGTACAACTGCTGAAGAGGCTATAACAACGTTCCGTCTTACTCGTGAAGCTACAGGAATTGATCTTATAAAACTAGAGGTTATCGGAGATACTGCAAAAACTTTATATCCTGACGTATTAGAGACAATTGAAGCATGTAAAGTTTTAGCAAAAGACGGTTTCACTATTATGGCTTATACTTCAGATGATCCTATCATGGCTAAGCGTTTAGAAGATGCTGGTGCTCATGCTATTATGCCTCTTGCTGCTCCTATTGGAAGTGGTCTTGGGATCCAAAACCCATACAACGTAGCATTTATTAAAGATGCAGTTAACGTACCTGTTATTGTAGATGCTGGGATCGGTTGTGCGAGTGATGCTGCTTATGCAATGGAATTAGGTGCTGAGGGTGTTTTAACAAATACTGCTATTGCTCAAGCACAAAACCCTATGATGATGGCAGTTGCGATGAAGCATGCAGTTCAAGCTGGACGTATGAGTTATTTAGCTGGACGTATTCCTAAAAAACCATACGCAACTGCGTCTAGTCCTATAGATGGACTGATTCAGTTCTAAACCTCAAACTTACTAGATAGATGGGACATAAGTAAAAGTTGTCCCATCCCCTCAAAAAACTTATCTATTCCCATCTCTTGAGCCGATGTGGCTTTTTGTAATGCAGTTAAAAAAACAAGTTGAGACTCTTCGCTCGCACTCATGTATGTATCTATTATGTACTCTATAGATAAAGAGTGTGTCTCGCCGTTTACATCAAAGTCAATTTTAGAGGCAGGATTTATACCTTTTGAATTGACTATATCTAGACATTCTTTTTTATTCGGATTCAATTTAAATAACCCCCATCAATGAAAGCATAACTATAAACATAGCTACAGGTGTTATGTAGCGAAGTGAAAAGTACCATAACTCAAAAGACTTTCCAAGTTGTGGTTTTAAAATAGATTCAACTCTTTGTTTCTCAATTACAAAACCTACAAAAACCGCCATTATAAGTCCACCAAGTGGAAGCATGATAGCAGCTGTAATATGATCAACCCAATCAAAAAAGTTTTTATCTCCCCAAGTTAATACCTCTTTATAG
This genomic interval from Sulfurimonas sp. contains the following:
- a CDS encoding replication-associated recombination protein A; translation: MPDFTHLLRPDNFDDLVGQEHLSSPNSPLRKLCEQNALGHSFFFGPAGCGKTSIARIISKTLDMPFYEFNATSLKIDQLRKIFDQYKNALQKPLIFIDEVHRLAKNQQEVLLPVMENNSVLLIGASTENPFFSLTSAIRSRSMLFELYNIKNDALDKLLDKALKELTIDSDAREYLVASSGGDARAMLKLLEFSSNLDTHITLKNLKSLRPNALSAGSSEAGVHYDLASAMIKSIRGSDADAAIYYLARLIDGGESADFIARRLVILASEDVGNANPQALTLCTSCLTTVKNIGYPEARIPLAQAVIYLCASPKSNSAYMAINKALQMINNGVMLDIPKNIQQNNEGYLYPHDFGGYVDQEYLTQKLDLVEFKEIGFEAKMKSWIEKLKI
- a CDS encoding pseudouridine synthase, producing the protein MRLNKYIAHHSSYSRREADKAIQDGYVKVNGEVETNPATQVEEFGADVWISGKKVAPKDKYTVIVYNKAKGELVTKKDPKGRKTIYDTLEKKYRHYIPVGRLDFASEGVLLLTDASKVATALMESDLQRTYKIKIQGEITPDMEDAMLNGMTLEDATAGAHSHSKITSMTFKPFIGYQIQKNTPSYSILKVAISEGKNRELRRFFAHFGAEVVDLKRISFAEIELNNLPTGKSRFLTRSEYSALAKFLKEEKKAKDKADKE
- a CDS encoding SIS domain-containing protein, which produces MNFKQIAQETLNIEANTLLEASKKIDDVFDRAVELILNSNGKLIVTGVGKSGLIGAKMAATFASTGTPSFFLHPTEALHGDLGMISKGDVVIAISYSGESEELSQILPHIKRFDIPLIGMTRDKNSTLGKYSDMVIDVVVEKEACPLNIAPTSSTTLTLALGDALAVCLMKARDFKKSDFASFHPGGSLGKQLFIKISDLMTTKNLPIISEDTKVKDAILKISEGRLGTVLIADSNNKLVALLSDGDIRRALMSEDFSIEDDVMNYATKDPMTCDNDELLASEALELIENKKIQLLVITDKEKKIKGVLHIHTLVEKGIS
- a CDS encoding ATP-binding protein — protein: MRNIIGKFNDALGSLELKEPSLYYNTLILGEHGAGKTNLACRIRDFVIDSGIPTFYIDFSDSNEEDIEMRYKDQYFNYIRYEETEEFDKELDKLIAERKHIYMSASPSYFDTSKRRVKSRLTKTIQKQELLDNYYYFLHDIENLNGFYVQFSDFLLYMLSFSKLSKYGITFLAQPHKTFENTNIKLMFTYLFIGKCSNLDYFNTASLNNLVKNRFLYQYRTQYPTLLFNDIKTHSVDINENYIEA
- a CDS encoding NAD(P)H-hydrate dehydratase; protein product: MQKLYDEVASLDQRCYDSFGLSEDLLMEHAADGMADFIRTKFDKHSSIVIVCGSGNNGADGIALGRLLHKDYDVRLFHVKEPKSEMAILQKKRSDAIGINECRSIEECDVLVDAIVGTGFSGEFNSDILNTVEQMNNSNAYKIACDVPSGYRFFADTTLTMGALKKDMYLDGHKEYVGDIRVLDLGVSREIYESKSDWTLLDLEDLELPNREIEDTHKGSFGHLACISGEKIGAGVLCAKAALRFGAGLVTIVGYNNTNIPHSIMSSELLPDNTTAIAIGMGLGDSYSDRDLNAFLDNDTPLIIDADILHMDILLDILKRKNVVLTPHAKEFVSVLKLCDLADISIEELQKNRFKYVEMFCQKYQNATLLLKGANVIIGQGNSFYVNPHGSSKLAKGGSGDVLSGLIGSLLAQGYEPIEAVKNASLAHVSLALNYTGSDFSLTPDDLISQIGKL
- a CDS encoding thiazole synthase is translated as MNDTNLKIGKYELGSRLIVGSGKYDSFETTKEATLASGSELITVAVRRLNITDPDKENLRDTFAGTNVKFLPNSAGCTTAEEAITTFRLTREATGIDLIKLEVIGDTAKTLYPDVLETIEACKVLAKDGFTIMAYTSDDPIMAKRLEDAGAHAIMPLAAPIGSGLGIQNPYNVAFIKDAVNVPVIVDAGIGCASDAAYAMELGAEGVLTNTAIAQAQNPMMMAVAMKHAVQAGRMSYLAGRIPKKPYATASSPIDGLIQF